The Desulforegulaceae bacterium genome window below encodes:
- a CDS encoding zinc ribbon domain-containing protein, whose product MPIYEYQCQDCNKIFEYLVLPGEDEEKIECKNCKSINVKKLLSTGAIRPNGIPGGKGGFNPPPKACSSGGG is encoded by the coding sequence ATGCCTATTTATGAATATCAGTGTCAAGACTGTAACAAGATATTTGAATATCTTGTGCTCCCGGGAGAAGATGAGGAAAAAATAGAATGTAAAAATTGTAAAAGTATCAATGTAAAAAAACTTCTTTCTACAGGAGCAATAAGGCCAAATGGAATTCCTGGGGGAAAGGGCGGTTTTAATCCTCCTCCAAAAGCATGCAGCAGTGGAGGCGGCTGA
- a CDS encoding type II secretion system F family protein → MAVFEYQALTKNGKNKKGIIDADSPETAKVKIKEKNLYPVSLKEVKSESELKGSSSILTSFFRPKIKTKEIALATRQISTLLSARFDLVGALKAVSDQIRSESLKKILTKVKDEVEAGKSFAEALSDYPETFTSVYINMIKAAEAAGTLEIVMERVADLMETTEKRKSKIRAALAYPVLMMFFGIIVLVILMTMIVPKIVSIFSDMNQQLPAITILLISSSDFLKKFWWFLMLLIVLFPGLIRYLFKNEKTGYFMDQLVIKIPLFGELNKKLIAARFSRILSSLVKYDVPILKSLDIVINIVENRIFKDALLKAKNGVERGDGLAYSLEREKIFPEITTQMIAVGEKSGNLEDMLSKVADIYESETEDLIVTLTSMLEPLIIVFMAVVIGFIVFAICVPIFTMNQLIG, encoded by the coding sequence ATGGCAGTATTTGAGTATCAAGCACTTACAAAAAATGGTAAAAACAAAAAAGGAATTATAGATGCTGACAGCCCTGAAACAGCAAAAGTAAAAATAAAAGAAAAAAATCTTTATCCTGTTTCCTTAAAAGAAGTTAAATCGGAAAGCGAGTTAAAAGGTTCTTCTTCTATCTTAACCTCTTTTTTTCGCCCAAAAATCAAAACAAAGGAAATTGCTCTTGCAACAAGACAAATTTCCACCCTTCTTTCAGCAAGATTTGATCTTGTTGGTGCACTTAAAGCAGTTTCAGACCAAATAAGGTCTGAATCTCTTAAAAAAATACTTACAAAAGTAAAAGATGAGGTTGAAGCGGGAAAAAGCTTTGCTGAAGCCCTTTCTGATTATCCAGAAACATTTACCTCAGTTTATATAAATATGATTAAAGCTGCTGAAGCCGCAGGAACTCTTGAAATTGTAATGGAAAGGGTGGCGGATTTAATGGAAACAACAGAAAAAAGAAAATCAAAAATAAGAGCCGCCCTGGCTTACCCTGTTCTTATGATGTTTTTTGGAATCATTGTTTTGGTTATTCTTATGACAATGATTGTTCCAAAAATTGTTTCCATATTTTCTGATATGAATCAGCAACTGCCGGCTATTACAATTTTACTTATATCTTCAAGCGACTTTCTTAAAAAATTTTGGTGGTTTCTTATGCTTTTGATTGTACTTTTCCCGGGCTTGATAAGGTATTTGTTTAAAAATGAAAAAACCGGCTATTTTATGGATCAGCTTGTGATTAAAATTCCGCTTTTTGGGGAACTTAACAAAAAACTTATAGCAGCAAGGTTTTCAAGAATTTTATCCTCACTTGTTAAATATGACGTTCCAATTTTAAAATCCCTGGATATAGTAATTAATATAGTTGAAAACAGAATTTTTAAAGATGCTCTTTTGAAAGCTAAAAATGGAGTTGAAAGAGGCGACGGGCTTGCCTATTCCCTTGAAAGAGAAAAGATTTTTCCTGAAATCACGACGCAAATGATTGCTGTTGGAGAAAAAAGTGGAAATCTTGAAGACATGCTTTCTAAGGTTGCTGATATTTATGAATCTGAAACAGAAGATTTAATTGTTACACTTACATCAATGCTTGAGCCGCTTATTATTGTGTTTATGGCGGTTGTTATAGGGTTTATTGTTTTTGCTATCTGTGTTCCTATTTTTACAATGAACCAGCTTATTGGGTAA
- a CDS encoding MBL fold metallo-hydrolase — protein MKEVMENIYCITQKSRWSMFKPPANIYIIAGKKGIIFDSGFGTYFDLRFFRKEYLKVLEDLRKKTIDFKATYIIPSHSHGDHFSGLEGIRKFTGAKVCLTPQMAEVISSKENLIKKHRVSSSPVRVLWKEEKSKATGRWDLILPYVFGLKFLNDPDCIIKENNTINDGERDWKIIPAKGHCDDHIALFNEETGIMFSGDNILEKVITWLGPPRSDLEDYCKSLQTIYNLKNLKVLLPGHGRPITDPKRRITEILTHRKNRTKDVVDIVLKNNKGIRFKEIRDIIYPPGTKFWVKSSGEGWILSTIEFLIKKRLVRLSRKNRKTWIVPRKKIYDKTEVQKVFSLLLNEKFI, from the coding sequence ATGAAAGAAGTAATGGAAAATATCTATTGTATCACCCAAAAATCTCGGTGGTCAATGTTCAAACCGCCTGCAAACATTTATATAATTGCAGGTAAAAAGGGTATTATTTTTGACAGTGGATTCGGCACTTATTTTGATTTGAGATTTTTCAGAAAAGAATATTTAAAAGTTCTTGAAGATTTAAGAAAAAAAACCATTGATTTCAAAGCAACATATATAATCCCAAGCCACTCCCATGGCGACCATTTTTCAGGGCTTGAAGGAATAAGAAAATTTACAGGAGCAAAAGTATGCCTTACCCCCCAGATGGCAGAAGTAATTTCCTCCAAAGAAAACCTGATAAAAAAACACAGGGTTTCAAGCTCTCCTGTAAGAGTTTTATGGAAAGAGGAAAAAAGCAAGGCCACAGGACGATGGGATCTTATTCTTCCTTATGTTTTCGGTCTTAAATTCTTAAATGACCCTGATTGTATAATTAAAGAAAACAATACAATCAACGATGGAGAAAGAGACTGGAAAATAATTCCTGCAAAAGGTCATTGCGATGATCATATTGCTCTTTTTAATGAAGAAACAGGGATAATGTTTTCCGGCGACAATATTTTAGAAAAGGTTATAACCTGGCTTGGTCCTCCAAGATCAGATCTTGAAGATTATTGTAAAAGTCTTCAAACAATTTATAATCTTAAAAATTTAAAAGTTCTTCTTCCAGGTCATGGAAGACCCATAACAGATCCCAAAAGAAGAATTACTGAAATCCTTACACACAGAAAAAACAGAACAAAAGATGTAGTTGATATTGTTTTAAAAAACAATAAAGGAATAAGATTTAAAGAAATAAGGGATATAATTTATCCTCCTGGAACAAAATTCTGGGTTAAAAGTAGCGGTGAGGGCTGGATTTTATCAACAATAGAATTTTTAATTAAAAAAAGACTTGTTCGTTTATCAAGAAAAAACCGCAAAACATGGATTGTTCCAAGAAAAAAAATATATGACAAAACTGAGGTTCAAAAAGTTTTTTCCCTCCTTTTAAATGAAAAATTTATTTAA